A window of Candidatus Nanopelagicales bacterium contains these coding sequences:
- a CDS encoding PLDc_N domain-containing protein, whose product MGQSDKKQWQDLTSRQQQLIIVGGALEAILTTVSLVDLARRDRAEVRGPKLMWVAACVVQPVGPIAYWVIGRRRS is encoded by the coding sequence ATGGGACAAAGCGACAAGAAGCAATGGCAGGACCTCACGTCACGCCAGCAGCAACTGATCATCGTGGGTGGTGCGCTCGAGGCCATTCTCACGACCGTCTCACTGGTGGACTTGGCCCGGCGTGATCGCGCCGAGGTCCGAGGCCCCAAGTTGATGTGGGTGGCGGCGTGCGTCGTGCAACCGGTCGGCCCCATCGCTTACTGGGTGATCGGTCGTCGCCGCAGCTAG